In Mustela nigripes isolate SB6536 chromosome 2, MUSNIG.SB6536, whole genome shotgun sequence, a single window of DNA contains:
- the HAPLN4 gene encoding hyaluronan and proteoglycan link protein 4, translated as MVCPRAALGPGALWAAAWGVLLLTVPAGAQRGRKKVVHVLEGESGSVVVQTAPGQVVSHRGGTIVLPCRYHYEATAHDHDGVRLKWTKVVDPLAFADVFVALGPQHRAFGSYRGRAELQGDGPGDASLVLRNVTLQDYGRYECEVTNELEDDTGMVKLDLEGVVFPYHPRGGRYKLTFTEAQRACAEQDGILASAEQLHAAWRDGLDWCNAGWLRDGSVQYPVSQPREPCGGLGGAGSAGTGGGTASGGVRNYGYRHNAEERYDAFCFTSNLPGRVFFLKPLRPVPFSGAARACAARGAAVAKVGQLFAAWKLQLLDRCTAGWLADGSARYPIVNPRARCGGRRPGVRSLGFPDATRRLFGVYCYRAPGAPDPAPGGWGWGWAGGGGWAGGARDPAAWTPLRV; from the exons ATG GTGTGTCCTCGGGCGGCCCTCGGTCCCGGCGCGCTCTGGGCAGCGGCCTGGGGAGTCCTGCTGCTCACGGTCCCCGCAGGGGCGCAGCGCGGACGCAAGAAGGTCGTGCACGTGCTCG AGGGTGAGTCTGGCTCGGTGGTGGTGCAGACGGCGCCTGGGCAGGTGGTCAGTCACAGGGGTGGCACCATCGTCCTGCCCTGCCGCTACCACTATGAGGCAACTGCCCACGACCACGACGGCGTCCGTCTGAAGTGGACCAAGGTGGTGGACCCACTGGCCTTTGCTGACGTCTTCGTGGCCCTGGGCCCCCAGCACCGAGCATTTGGCAGCTACCGTGGGCGTGCCGAGCTGCAGGGCGACGGACCCGGGGATGCCTCCCTGGTTCTCCGAAACGTTACGCTGCAGGATTATGGGCGCTATGAATGCGAGGTCACCAATGAGCTGGAGGATGACACTGGCATGGTCAAGCTAGACCTGGAAG GAGTTGTCTTCCCTTACCACCCCCGTGGAGGCCGCTACAAGCTGACCTTCACGGAGGCGCAGCGCGCCTGCGCTGAGCAGGACGGCATCCTGGCGTCGGCAGAGCAGCTGCACGCGGCCTGGCGCGACGGCCTGGACTGGTGCAACGCAGGCTGGCTTCGAGACGGGTCCGTGCAGTACCCGGTGAGCCAGCCCCGGGAGCCTTGCGGCGGCCTGGGCGGAGCCGGGAGCGCCGGGACCGGCGGTGGCACCGCCTCCGGGGGCGTGCGCAACTACGGCTACCGCCACAATGCCGAAGAACGCTACGACGCCTTCTGCTTCACGTCCAACCTCCCGG GACGTGTGTTCTTCCTGAAGCCGCTGCGGCCTGTGCCCTTCTCGGGAGCAGCGCGTGCGTGCGCGGCGCGCGGCGCGGCCGTGGCCAAGGTGGGACAGCTGTTCGCTGCGTGGAAGCTGCAGCTGCTGGACCGCTGCACCGCGGGCTGGCTGGCCGACGGGAGCGCGCGCTACCCCATCGTGAATCCGCGCGCGCGCTGCGGCGGCCGCCGGCCGGGCGTTCGCAGCCTGGGCTTCCCAGACGCCACGCGCCGGCTCTTTGGCGTCTACTGCTACCGTGCACCCGGCGCGCCGGACCCCGCACCCggcggctggggctggggctgggccggaGGCGGCGGCTGGGCCGGAGGCGCGCGCGACCCGGCCGCTTGGACCCCGCTGCGCGTCTAG
- the TM6SF2 gene encoding transmembrane 6 superfamily member 2 — protein sequence MDIPPLAGKIAALSLGALPLSYALNHVSALSHPLRLALMSALILGLLFVAIYSLSPGEIYYDPLYAVFAVFSFTSVVDLLIALQEDGYAGGFMEFFTKEGEPYLRTAHGVFICYWDGTVHYLLYLAMAGAIRRRKRYRNLGLYWLGSFVMSVLVFLPGNILGKYSSEIRPAFFLAIPYVLVPCWAGVRVFNQARAPTCYAPNVVQEEQSKGILRRPVDLALVIYLTLAGFFTLFRGLVVLDCPTDACFVYIYQYEPYLRDPVAYPKVQMLVYMFYVLPFYGLAVYGLIFPGCSWLPDWALVFAGAVGQAQFSHMGASMHVRTPFTYRVPDDAWACFFGSNLLYALGPQLLAFRCLWRPAFFLHPPPGPLAHHKKED from the exons ATGGACATCCCGCCGCTGGCCGGCAAGATCGCGGCTCTGTCGCTCGGCGCCCTCCCCTTGTCCTACGCGCTTAACCACGTCTCGGCGCTCTCGCA CCCCCTAAGGCTGGCATTGATGAGTGCCCTGATCCTGGGCCTGCTTTTTGTGGCTATCTACAGTTTGTCCCCCGGCGAGATCTACTATGACCCACTCTATGCTG TGTTCGCTGTCTTCTCCTTCACCTCCGTGGTGGATCTCCTCATTGCTCTCCAGGAAGATGGCTACGCGGGGGGCTTCATGGAATTCTTTACTAAAGAG GGAGAGCCTTATTTGCGCACGGCACACGGAGTCTTCATCTGCTACTGGGATGGCACGGTTCACTACCTCCTCTACTTGGCCATGGCTGGTGCCATCCGCAGAAG GAAGAGATACAGGAACCTTGGACTGTACTGGCTGGGATCTTTCGTCATGAGCGTCTTGGTGTTCCTCCCAGGAAACATCCTTG GTAAATACAGCTCGGAGATCAGACCTGCCTTCTTCCTTGCCATCCCCTATGTGCTAGTCCCATGCTGGGCTGGTGTGAGGGTCTTCAACCAGGCCCGGGCACCAACCtgctatgcccccaatgtg GTACAGGAGGAACAAAGCAAGGGTATCCTGCGACGTCCAGTAGACTTGGCCCTTGTCATATACCTCACCCTCGCCGGGTTCTTCACCCTCTTTCGGGGCCTG GTGGTGCTTGACTGCCCCACAGATGCGTGCTTTGTGTACATCTATCAGTATGAGCCATACCTACGGGACCCTGTGGCCTATCCAAAGGTGCAG ATGCTGGTGTACATGTTCTACGTGCTGCCCTTCTATGGCCTGGCTGTCTATGGCCTCATCTTCCCTGGCTGCTCTTGGCTGCCTGACTGGGCCTTGGTGTTTGCTGGAGCTGTTGGCCAG GCACAGTTCTCGCACATGGGGGCCTCGATGCACGTGCGCACACCCTTCACCTACCGCGTGCCTGATGACGCCTGGGCCTGCTTCTTCGGGAGCAACCTGCTATATGCGCTGGGTCCCCAGCTGCTGGCCTTCCGCTGCCTGTGGCGGCCTGCCTTCTTCCTGCACCCGCCCCCTGGTCCCCTGGCCCACCACAAGAAGGAGGACTGA